A segment of the Papaver somniferum cultivar HN1 unplaced genomic scaffold, ASM357369v1 unplaced-scaffold_67, whole genome shotgun sequence genome:
AGAACTAAACATAAGGCAACAGCGTATGCAGCATTAGTTTCTGGTACTACAGGATGTATGCCCAATTCTAAGTCAGTCATGAATTCGGAAGCGAGGGAGAGTACGTTTTCATTGGCTGATAAGAATGTTGATATTTCATACGACACTCCTTTAACTGATGCTTTATATGCTCGTGAAAGTATTGTGTCACCAAACCAGTTTGACGTGCTTAATACAGAAATTGGTCTATTTGATGAAGCTAGTGTGGGGGATGGTGCCATTCCTTTTTTTGACACAATATCTGGCAAGTGGACTTCGAAAACTCCTGTCTTCTTTCACGTAATGTTACTACTCCAAGACTTCCAAATCCACGGAATACTGGGAGTTCTAATGTGGTTTCTAAGGCTGATCAAAATCTGGAGAAAAGTGGTAAGGTTGCGAATGTTAAAACCAAGCCTGGAGATGGTTCACTTAAAAAAGATGCTGGAAGATCTGCATGAAGAGTTAAGCTACCTAACTCAAATCCTCAAGTTTCCCAATGAAAGTTCTTTTTTGGAATATCAATGGGATTGTGCGAGATGAGGTACAATTCAAACTTAGGGAGTTAGTTAAAGTTCATAAACCTGATATCATTGGCATTGTTGAGCCAAGGGTGTCAGTTAATTCAAGATCAGTTAGACGTTTTCAGTTAGAAGGTTTCAATAatataatttttcataattttacagAGAATACTAATGGAAATTTGTGGGTGTTGTGGTCTAGAGATATTCCTGAGTCGGTGGTGTTGAACACGTCGCGTCAGGCTATCACTATTGGGGTTGATGGGGTTATGATTTCTTTGGTTCATGCTAGTAGTGTGCAGATTACTAGAAGAGAGCTTTGGAGGCAACTTAACTTGGGGGATCAGCAGGTTCCTTGGTTGGTAATTGGcgattttaattgtgttcttcagAATGAGGAAAAGAAGGGGGGTGGGATTCCTAATACTGATGTGGTTAATGAGTTTAGCGACTGGATAGATGATAACAATTTATTTGAAGCCGAACTCTTAGGGAGCAAATTTACTTGGTCGAATAGACAATCGGGTGTTAGAAGAATCATTAGTAAAATAGACCGGGCTGTGATAAACGAGTATTGGTTGAATCGCTTTGAGAactggcggtgtaaagctcttcctaggcaAGTTTCCGATCATTCTCCTCTCATTGGGTATACTTTTGTTAATACTAGGCCAAGAAGGTCTCCTTTCCGTgttcaaaagatgtggttttcaCATCCATATTTTATGCGAATGGTGCAGGAAAGTTGGAATGATCCTTTGGAGGGGAATCCAGCTTATGTTTTTGCTCAGAAATTAAAAAGGCTCAAGGCTGATATGAAGGTTTGGAACCAACAGGTTTTTGGTAATGTTTATGTCAGATTGAAGCAAGCTCAGCTGAGGCTTGAGAGTGCTTTAAGAATAGTTGATGAAGACCCTTTTGATTTGCACAAAAATAATGTGATGAAGGAGGCGTCAGTGGAAGTTAATAACATTCGTATACAGTTGGCTACAATGTTGAAGCAAAAGTCTAGAAACCAGTGGTTGGTAGAGGGTGCAAGCAACAC
Coding sequences within it:
- the LOC113343831 gene encoding uncharacterized protein LOC113343831, whose translation is MKVLFWNINGIVRDEVQFKLRELVKVHKPDIIGIVEPRVSVNSRSVRRFQLEGFNNIIFHNFTENTNGNLWVLWSRDIPESVVLNTSRQAITIGVDGVMISLVHASSVQITRRELWRQLNLGDQQVPWLVIGDFNCVLQNEEKKGGGIPNTDVVNEFSDWIDDNNLFEAELLGSKFTWSNRQSGVRRIISKIDRAVINEYWLNRFENWRCKALPRQVSDHSPLIGYTFVNTRPRRSPFRVQKMWFSHPYFMRMVQESWNDPLEGNPAYVFAQKLKRLKADMKVWNQQVFGNVYVRLKQAQLRLESALRIVDEDPFDLHKNNVMKEASVEVNNIRIQLATMLKQKSRNQWLVEGASNTSFFHNSIRIRRSNNTISELVNDQVLTITDCDQIRDLAVNYFTNKFNGDVSVPDSLFDVEHESILIEESGCMDQNPSFEEIYEAVFSLGADSAPGPDGFAGFFYRHC